In Bos taurus isolate L1 Dominette 01449 registration number 42190680 breed Hereford chromosome 10, ARS-UCD2.0, whole genome shotgun sequence, the genomic window TTTTCTTATTTGTTATTATAATTTTAGCTCTCTTAACACATTCTGTGTGGTTATGGGTAATAATGCTAGACTATTTAACAAGAGTCAAAGAAATGAGGCAAATAAAAACcatccataaaataaaaacaatctttGAAAACCAAGAAGTTATGGTAATTAGGTCTCAGACCATTACTTTTCCATAAATGGAATTTGTCTAAGGGGCCACATCTTCCCTATTACCACGTCCTTAAGTATCCACACCCAAATGGAGCATAAACATAACCATCAAAACTTGCTCCCTGATATAATGGATTGATGATAACTTCTGAAGATGATTTTGTCCAGTTCTTCACGCTTTTGCATATAGGATAAAGTCAGTAAGAAggaataacagaaaaatatagtTAAAAAGTAATCAAAAGATTTAGGATGCTCTAAGACCTGGCTGTTTTCAAGTGCATCAGGCACAGCTGTTGAAAGCGACAAGAGAGATCTTAGGTTGCCGGCAGTTCTTTCTGACATACACATGGGAATATTCCTTAAACAAGACAATCTCAGAGTGAGTTTCGTGTAGGAAGAAACGGGGATTATTGATgaatgaggaaagaaaggaagatatCAGCTGACAATGCAGCAACTCTCTCACCCCTCTTTTACCCCTCCCCAAAAGCTGTAGGAAATAGAAGCTGCGGAATGTACCTTCCAGGCCAGAAGCAAAACATTGAGGATGGCCAGTAAAGGGCAGGGGCCATTCTCATTCTGGGTGATGATAGGTGTGTTCTCTTCCTTCCACTGGATCCACTTGATATGATAGACAGACTGTCCCGGGAAGCGTTCCTTGGAGGCCGCCAGCACCtgggcttcctcctcctccacctcctcctctccaCACAGGGGCACAGCCCCGGGCAACACCGCCGCGCCCTCCTCCTCCTCGGGGACCCTGTTCTCAGCTCCTTCCTCACTATTAAACTCGGAGCTACTGGGGAAAGAATGTAGGTTAGAGAACGACTCCAGGGAGTCCAGGCTCGGCGATTCCCCAGGAGGGCTCGGGTCGCTGCAACTGCTGCTGAGGCCGCCGCCGCTGCTGGGCTCCGAAGAGCCCGCGGCCGCCGACTCTTCCTGGCAGGTGCCGGCGGGATCCGGCCGGGCGCCCCCATCTCCCTCTGGACCCAGCCCATGGTCAGCTCCGGCCTCGGCTGTCTCCGGGGAGGCGGTCACCTTGTGCTGTCCTCTTACAGGCTCCTTCTGGGCAGCAGGACTCTCCAAATCGCTCTCCTTCAAGTCCAACCTCGGAAGCGAGCTGCAGGGTACCAGAACCTGAGGAGAGCCGGCGGGAGAAGCCGAGTCCGAGAGGCTCCTCCCGCCGGCCGCCGCCCCCTGCCCCTTCCCGCCGCTGCTCTCCGCCGCCCATACTCCAGGACCATCCCCAGCGGCGAGCCTGGTCTCTTGTTGCCCTTCCTGCGGAGAACCTGTCCCTGGCGCTGGCCCGGCGGCCACTCCGTGTTCTAGCGGTTGCAGGCTCTCGGGGCCGCTCTCCATACCCAGCCGCCCGCCCCTCGCTCTAAAGAGACCACGGCGGGATCTCCTCAGACAGCGCCTCAGACGCCATGACAGCGGCACTGGCAGCTACAGCGCCCTTGCGCGGCC contains:
- the MINDY2 gene encoding ubiquitin carboxyl-terminal hydrolase MINDY-2 isoform X1; protein product: MESGPESLQPLEHGVAAGPAPGTGSPQEGQQETRLAAGDGPGVWAAESSGGKGQGAAAGGRSLSDSASPAGSPQVLVPCSSLPRLDLKESDLESPAAQKEPVRGQHKVTASPETAEAGADHGLGPEGDGGARPDPAGTCQEESAAAGSSEPSSGGGLSSSCSDPSPPGESPSLDSLESFSNLHSFPSSSEFNSEEGAENRVPEEEEGAAVLPGAVPLCGEEEVEEEEAQVLAASKERFPGQSVYHIKWIQWKEENTPIITQNENGPCPLLAILNVLLLAWKVKLPPMMEIITAEQLMEYLGDYMLDTKPKEISEIQRLNYEQNMSDAMAVLHKLQTGLDVNVKFTGVRVFEYTPECIVFDLLDIPLYHGWLVDPQGLLYLLVTDQGFLTEEKVVWESLHNVDGDGNFCDSEFHLRPPSDPETVYRGQQDQIDQDYLMALSLQQEQQSQEINWEQIPEGISDLELAKKLQEEEDRRASQYYQEQEQAAAAAASASASASASASTQAPQSQPVQASPSSGRQSGNSERKRKEPREKDKEKEKEKNSCVIL